A portion of the Micromonospora vinacea genome contains these proteins:
- a CDS encoding ABC transporter permease translates to MLRTQTSAAARRPGRLILTGLAILVASFVVFGTVLVQQITERTVRDNLSGTPAATDLVIGSPEQPPPTVTELQQVRTVPGVAEAVARVAVGVSVGEGYLNLQADSGSGPLTTVRVIEGSYPDQPGEIAITPRTAERLGLSVGTTTSGTGGELTTPAPLTVTGMVESSADAGFDAYAPDSVVMSWAHLTAVERVDVRAAPGESAEAIRQRVSAVFAAGQPIRSGAEVREAEAEAAAQQVGKLFILVGMFVSIAVVAAALVVTSTFRIVFAQRMRQLALLRAVGASRATLVGALTAEGALTGLVAGVVGVAGALTLGYALPAILRATGHAVSSPGLPLAAAVTVVLGAVVITVLAVLAPALSAARVSPLEALRAASVTAGSRGIGVSRLVFGSLLAVGAVLAAVGTISQLPKPDQSDYDPSMPLLLLVGSGAMAFFALVALGPLLVRPVLAVVGWPLRQLGPLGRMSVGGIGGAPRRAAAVSVVVALGVTLISGVVIGGASLQILADREMALSAPTDFEVTSNGGTLPPAVVTRAEAAHGALARVVPYRMVDDARLLRGADKLGDVESGYPTSDLDLAALPSTGDLDVAQGALTDRGPGRIVLNSWVARDAGLRAGDTVTLAVATRTVDVRVAAVLPGDGPLHAGILADPTDLDRLGVPAAYTGLLADAAGAGEDGRTAGVRALRQAIGGSDGVGLAVLADERDRNDALVRTLVWIAVGLVGLTVLIAVVGVGSTTALSVVERVRESGLLRAIGLSRTGLRTMLTVESGLYGVIGATIGLVLGIPYAWLAVQTLGIEAPLTAPLLPLAGLFVVLVGLTALAGVLPARRASRVSPVVALGSDN, encoded by the coding sequence GTGCTGCGCACCCAGACGAGCGCCGCGGCCCGGCGGCCCGGCCGGCTGATCCTGACCGGCCTGGCGATCCTTGTCGCGTCGTTCGTCGTCTTCGGCACCGTGCTGGTGCAGCAGATCACCGAACGGACCGTCCGGGACAACCTCAGCGGCACCCCGGCGGCCACCGACCTGGTGATAGGCAGCCCCGAGCAGCCCCCACCCACAGTGACGGAGCTGCAGCAGGTCCGCACCGTGCCCGGGGTGGCCGAGGCGGTGGCCCGGGTGGCTGTCGGCGTCTCAGTCGGCGAGGGGTACCTCAACCTGCAGGCCGACTCCGGCAGCGGTCCGCTCACCACGGTCCGGGTGATCGAGGGCAGCTATCCGGACCAGCCCGGAGAGATCGCGATCACGCCGCGCACCGCCGAGCGGCTCGGCCTCTCGGTGGGCACCACCACCAGCGGTACCGGCGGTGAACTCACCACACCCGCCCCCCTCACCGTGACCGGCATGGTGGAGAGCAGCGCCGACGCCGGCTTCGACGCGTACGCCCCGGACAGCGTCGTGATGTCCTGGGCGCACCTGACGGCCGTGGAGCGCGTCGACGTGCGGGCGGCCCCTGGCGAGTCGGCGGAGGCCATCCGCCAACGGGTGAGCGCCGTCTTCGCGGCCGGCCAGCCGATCCGCTCCGGCGCCGAGGTGCGCGAGGCCGAGGCCGAGGCGGCGGCCCAACAGGTCGGGAAGCTCTTCATCCTGGTCGGCATGTTCGTCTCCATCGCGGTCGTCGCGGCCGCGCTGGTGGTCACCTCGACCTTCCGCATCGTCTTCGCCCAGCGGATGCGGCAGCTCGCGCTGCTGCGGGCGGTCGGCGCGAGCCGGGCCACCCTGGTGGGGGCGCTGACCGCCGAGGGAGCCCTGACCGGGCTGGTCGCCGGCGTCGTCGGGGTCGCCGGCGCCCTCACCCTCGGGTACGCGCTGCCGGCGATCCTGCGCGCCACCGGCCACGCGGTCTCCTCGCCGGGCCTGCCACTGGCGGCGGCGGTCACTGTGGTGCTCGGCGCAGTCGTGATCACCGTGCTGGCCGTGCTGGCACCGGCGCTGTCCGCCGCCCGGGTCTCCCCGCTGGAGGCGCTGCGGGCGGCGAGCGTCACCGCCGGTAGCCGCGGCATCGGGGTGTCGCGTCTGGTCTTCGGGTCGCTCCTGGCCGTTGGCGCGGTCCTGGCGGCGGTCGGGACGATCAGCCAGTTGCCGAAGCCGGACCAGTCGGACTACGACCCGTCGATGCCGCTGCTCCTGCTGGTCGGGTCCGGCGCGATGGCGTTCTTCGCGCTGGTGGCCCTCGGTCCGCTGCTGGTGCGCCCGGTGCTGGCTGTGGTGGGTTGGCCGCTGCGCCAGCTCGGGCCGCTCGGGCGGATGTCGGTCGGTGGAATCGGCGGGGCGCCGCGCCGCGCCGCAGCGGTCTCCGTCGTGGTCGCGCTGGGCGTGACCCTGATCTCCGGGGTGGTCATCGGGGGAGCGTCGTTGCAGATCCTCGCCGACCGCGAGATGGCGCTCTCGGCCCCGACCGACTTCGAGGTCACCAGCAACGGTGGGACGCTGCCGCCGGCCGTCGTGACCCGGGCCGAGGCGGCACACGGCGCACTGGCGAGGGTGGTGCCGTACCGGATGGTCGACGACGCCCGGCTGTTACGCGGTGCCGACAAGCTCGGCGACGTCGAGTCCGGTTACCCGACCAGCGACCTGGATCTGGCGGCGTTGCCGAGCACCGGTGACCTGGACGTGGCCCAGGGCGCCCTGACCGATCGTGGCCCCGGCCGGATCGTGCTGAACAGCTGGGTAGCGCGGGACGCGGGCCTGCGGGCCGGCGACACCGTCACGCTCGCCGTCGCCACTCGCACTGTCGACGTGCGAGTGGCCGCGGTCCTGCCCGGTGACGGGCCGCTGCACGCGGGCATCCTCGCTGATCCGACCGACCTGGACCGGCTCGGCGTGCCGGCCGCGTACACCGGTCTGCTGGCCGACGCGGCCGGCGCCGGCGAGGACGGTCGCACCGCCGGCGTGCGGGCGCTGCGGCAGGCGATCGGAGGCAGCGACGGGGTGGGCCTCGCGGTGCTCGCCGACGAACGCGACCGCAACGACGCGTTGGTGCGCACCCTGGTCTGGATCGCTGTCGGTCTGGTCGGCCTGACAGTGCTGATCGCTGTCGTCGGCGTGGGCTCCACGACCGCGCTCTCGGTGGTCGAGCGGGTACGCGAGTCCGGGCTGCTCCGGGCGATCGGGCTGTCCCGGACCGGTCTGCGCACCATGCTGACCGTCGAGTCCGGCCTGTACGGGGTGATCGGCGCGACCATCGGCCTGGTGCTCGGCATCCCGTACGCCTGGTTGGCGGTCCAGACCCTCGGAATCGAGGCGCCGTTGACCGCGCCGCTGCTGCCGCTGGCCGGGCTCTTCGTGGTGCTGGTCGGGCTGACCGCGCTGGCCGGGGTGCTGCCGGCGCGTCGGGCGTCGCGGGTCAGTCCGGTGGTGGCACTGGGGTCCGACAACTGA
- a CDS encoding ABC transporter ATP-binding protein, whose amino-acid sequence MTTHAPPETSHAAVAAVDLVKVYGSGDTAVRALDGVSVGFGRAEFTAIMGSSGSGKSTLMHCLAGLDTATSGRVLLGGTELTGQSDRTLTRVRRERIGFVFQSFNLLPQLTAAQNITLPLDLAGRQPDAELLAHLVRVLGLGDRLNHRPSELSGGQQQRVALARALVARPEVVFADEPTGNLDSRSGAEVLTILRDSVRDLGQTVVMVTHDPIAAAYADRVVLLADGRLAGEIDKPDQVSVTDALRDLAARR is encoded by the coding sequence ATGACAACCCACGCCCCGCCGGAGACCAGCCACGCCGCGGTCGCCGCGGTCGACCTGGTGAAGGTGTACGGCAGCGGCGACACCGCGGTCCGTGCCCTGGACGGGGTCTCGGTCGGCTTCGGCCGGGCCGAGTTCACCGCGATCATGGGCTCGTCCGGGTCCGGCAAGTCGACACTGATGCACTGCCTCGCCGGCCTCGACACGGCCACCTCCGGTCGGGTCCTGCTCGGCGGCACGGAGCTGACCGGTCAGTCGGACCGGACGCTGACCCGGGTACGCCGGGAGCGGATCGGGTTCGTCTTCCAATCCTTCAACCTGCTGCCGCAGCTCACCGCCGCGCAGAACATCACGCTGCCGCTGGACCTCGCCGGTCGGCAGCCCGACGCGGAACTCCTCGCGCACCTGGTGCGGGTGCTGGGCCTCGGCGACCGCCTGAACCACCGGCCCAGCGAACTGTCCGGCGGCCAGCAGCAGCGGGTGGCGCTGGCCCGGGCGCTGGTGGCACGGCCCGAGGTGGTCTTCGCCGACGAGCCGACCGGCAACCTCGACTCCCGCTCCGGCGCGGAGGTGCTCACCATCCTGCGCGACTCGGTACGCGACCTCGGCCAGACCGTCGTCATGGTCACCCACGACCCGATCGCCGCCGCGTACGCCGACCGGGTGGTGCTGCTCGCCGACGGACGGCTGGCCGGCGAGATCGACAAGCCGGACCAGGTGTCGGTCACCGACGCCCTGCGCGACCTGGCGGCCCGCCGATGA
- a CDS encoding sensor histidine kinase yields the protein MSTPDLRRWWVRLAQAAGLVAMGLLVLFDLRFGAPESLAALLLLLVRMGLAVATVPLWLPVHRLGSRLLPLAALVLACASLAVTAAVLVLFDGSYLISSSWGLAESAGLIGVVFVVTRWGAPRLAPWAAVAAGLAVAALPLRVGTESLLVIFGLLQVLAASGAAGVGLYLRIMAAGRERAIALVRAEQRAEFARDLHDFIAHHVTGIVVQAQGARFVAEQDPQRVIVALEQIERAGAETMASMRRMVGILRNPDAPPDAPLAPLAGVTELEPLLTGFNGAANAPARLHVDGDLNGLPVEVSTSAYRVVMEGLTNTRQHAPDARSVDVAVRRTPDWLLVRVADDGASPRTAPARGHGFGLIGLTERVRALGGTITAGPGVAGGWVLDAAFPLQVAVAR from the coding sequence ATGAGCACGCCGGATCTTCGACGATGGTGGGTACGCCTGGCCCAGGCCGCCGGACTGGTGGCCATGGGGCTGCTCGTCCTCTTCGACCTGCGGTTCGGCGCACCGGAGAGCCTGGCCGCTCTCCTGCTCCTGCTGGTGCGGATGGGACTCGCGGTGGCGACGGTGCCGCTCTGGCTGCCGGTGCACCGGCTGGGTTCGCGGCTGCTGCCGCTGGCCGCGCTTGTGCTCGCCTGCGCCTCACTGGCCGTGACGGCGGCTGTGCTGGTCCTCTTCGACGGCAGTTATCTGATCAGCAGCAGTTGGGGGCTCGCCGAGTCCGCCGGGTTGATCGGGGTGGTCTTCGTGGTGACCCGCTGGGGCGCGCCCCGGCTCGCGCCGTGGGCGGCGGTGGCCGCCGGGCTCGCCGTGGCCGCGTTGCCGCTGCGGGTCGGCACCGAGAGCCTGTTGGTGATCTTCGGCCTGCTCCAGGTGCTCGCCGCGTCCGGCGCCGCCGGGGTGGGGCTCTACCTGCGGATCATGGCCGCCGGCCGGGAGAGGGCCATCGCGCTGGTCCGGGCCGAGCAGCGTGCCGAGTTCGCCCGGGACCTGCACGACTTCATCGCCCACCACGTCACCGGCATCGTGGTGCAGGCACAGGGCGCCCGGTTCGTCGCCGAACAGGACCCGCAACGGGTGATCGTCGCCCTGGAGCAGATCGAGCGGGCCGGCGCGGAGACGATGGCCTCGATGCGGCGGATGGTCGGGATCCTGCGCAACCCGGACGCCCCGCCGGACGCGCCGCTGGCGCCACTGGCCGGGGTGACCGAGCTGGAGCCGCTGCTGACCGGGTTCAACGGCGCGGCCAACGCGCCGGCACGACTGCACGTCGACGGCGACCTGAACGGACTGCCGGTGGAGGTCTCGACGTCGGCGTACCGGGTGGTGATGGAGGGGCTGACAAACACCCGCCAGCACGCGCCGGACGCGCGGTCGGTGGATGTGGCCGTGCGGCGTACCCCGGACTGGTTGCTGGTCCGGGTCGCCGACGACGGCGCGTCGCCACGCACCGCACCGGCCCGGGGGCACGGCTTCGGCCTGATCGGCCTCACCGAGCGGGTACGCGCCCTCGGCGGCACGATCACCGCCGGACCTGGCGTGGCCGGCGGCTGGGTGCTCGACGCGGCGTTCCCGCTCCAGGTGGCGGTGGCCCGGTGA
- a CDS encoding response regulator, translating to MIRVLIADDQAMVRTGFGMIIGAQSDMEVVGEAADGVQAVELARRLRPDVVLLDIRMPRLDGLEALRLLAGPGVADPIRVVVVTTFDLDEYVHTALNNGACGFLLKDSGPALLVEAVRAAVSGDALISPSITVRLLEHLSSPAPARDDGGLSPRELDVVKLVARGLTNAEIATRLFIAVGTVKTHLASVQMKLKARNRVEIAAWAWERRLVG from the coding sequence GTGATCCGGGTGCTGATCGCCGATGACCAGGCAATGGTCCGGACCGGCTTCGGCATGATCATTGGCGCCCAGTCGGACATGGAAGTGGTCGGCGAGGCCGCCGACGGCGTCCAGGCCGTCGAACTGGCACGACGACTGCGCCCGGACGTGGTGCTGCTGGACATCCGGATGCCCCGCCTCGACGGTCTCGAGGCACTGCGGCTGCTCGCGGGGCCGGGCGTCGCCGACCCGATCCGGGTGGTCGTCGTGACGACCTTCGACCTCGACGAGTACGTCCACACCGCGCTCAACAACGGCGCATGCGGCTTCCTGCTCAAGGACTCCGGCCCGGCCCTGCTGGTGGAGGCGGTCCGCGCGGCCGTGTCCGGCGACGCGCTGATCAGCCCCTCGATCACGGTACGGCTGTTGGAGCACCTCAGCTCGCCCGCTCCGGCACGCGACGACGGTGGCCTGTCACCACGGGAACTCGACGTCGTGAAGCTCGTCGCCCGGGGCCTGACCAACGCCGAGATCGCCACCCGACTCTTCATCGCCGTGGGCACTGTCAAGACCCACCTGGCAAGCGTGCAGATGAAACTGAAGGCCCGCAACCGGGTGGAGATCGCCGCCTGGGCCTGGGAACGCCGCCTCGTCGGCTGA
- a CDS encoding fibronectin type III domain-containing protein has translation MRQHPFRGIRSRAATLVAGALTATLVAAGATPAHAAADDTERPTAPGPITVVAIDTTWVELTWAASTDNVGVVRYPVGARFEDFGAQYSTDTNSIRITDLRPSRTYTFSVWALDAAGNSSVSNPTVRLTMPPGDDQPPSAPGQPVAYDVTDTVVRLRWPHSVENVALDRYEVFRVDAGGTLTRVREVYQYPPVNSAQVSGLTPNTTYTFVVQARDEVGHLSPLSTPVTVTTLPPPPSCAVRSVVRQWPDGFVAHLVVENTGTTAVDGWTMTWRFWASQQVQGIWGAKVVDRLNNSYLRVGNTSRNAVIPPGGTVSLGLVATGTQLPEEITLNGGLCTVADE, from the coding sequence GTGCGTCAGCATCCGTTCCGAGGAATCCGGTCCAGGGCCGCCACGCTGGTCGCCGGCGCACTGACGGCAACCCTGGTCGCCGCCGGCGCGACCCCGGCACACGCCGCCGCCGACGACACCGAACGACCCACCGCCCCCGGCCCGATCACTGTCGTCGCCATCGACACCACCTGGGTCGAGCTGACCTGGGCGGCCTCGACCGACAACGTCGGGGTGGTCCGCTACCCGGTCGGCGCGCGATTCGAGGATTTCGGCGCCCAGTATTCGACCGACACCAACAGCATCCGGATCACCGACCTGCGGCCCTCGCGCACGTACACCTTCTCGGTGTGGGCTCTGGACGCGGCCGGCAACAGCTCGGTGTCGAACCCGACAGTGCGGCTGACCATGCCACCGGGGGACGACCAACCGCCGAGCGCGCCGGGTCAACCGGTGGCGTACGACGTCACCGACACTGTGGTCCGGCTGCGGTGGCCGCACTCGGTGGAGAACGTCGCGCTCGACAGGTACGAGGTGTTCCGGGTCGACGCCGGCGGCACTCTCACGCGGGTCCGTGAGGTGTACCAGTACCCGCCCGTGAACAGTGCCCAGGTCAGCGGGCTGACGCCGAACACCACGTACACCTTCGTGGTGCAGGCGCGCGACGAGGTCGGACACCTGTCCCCACTGTCCACACCGGTCACGGTGACCACCCTGCCGCCGCCGCCAAGCTGCGCGGTCCGGTCCGTCGTACGGCAGTGGCCGGACGGCTTCGTGGCCCACCTCGTCGTCGAGAACACCGGCACCACGGCGGTCGACGGGTGGACGATGACGTGGCGATTCTGGGCCAGCCAGCAGGTGCAGGGCATCTGGGGCGCGAAGGTCGTCGACCGCCTCAACAACAGCTACCTCCGGGTGGGCAACACCAGCCGCAACGCGGTGATCCCGCCCGGCGGCACGGTGTCGCTGGGGCTCGTCGCCACCGGCACTCAACTGCCGGAGGAGATCACACTGAACGGCGGCCTCTGCACTGTGGCAGACGAATAA
- the sthA gene encoding Si-specific NAD(P)(+) transhydrogenase — protein MYDYDLLVLGSGPGGQKAAIAAAKLGRRVGIVDRRDMIGGVCINTGTVPSKTLREAVLYLTGLSQRDLYGSSYRVKEEITVSDLAARTQHVITRQTDVIRNQLARNRVAMITGTGRFADAHSIWVDGGSGRESRVTFDKIVIAAGTRPARPDSVDFDDRTIVDSDGVINLQAVPRSMVVVGAGVIGMEYASMFAALGTKVTVVERRERMLDFCDDEVVESLKYHLRDLSVAFRFGEEVAAVEKHQTAALCILKSGKKIVADTVMYSAGRQGQTDDLALEAAGLEADRRGRITVDANYRTSVENIYAVGDVIGFPALASTSMEQGRLAAQHACGEPIREMHGLQPIGIYTIPEISFVGQTEAQLTENSTPFEVGIARYRELARGQIVGDSYGMLKLLVSPDDGRLLGVHVFGTAATEIVHIGQAVMGCGGTINYLVDAVFNYPTLAEAYKVAALDASNKIRNITRIDG, from the coding sequence GTGTATGACTACGACCTGTTGGTGCTGGGCTCCGGGCCCGGCGGTCAGAAGGCCGCGATCGCCGCCGCCAAGCTCGGCAGGCGGGTCGGCATCGTGGACCGCCGCGACATGATCGGTGGGGTGTGCATCAACACCGGCACCGTGCCCTCCAAGACCCTGCGCGAGGCCGTGCTCTACCTGACCGGCCTGAGCCAGCGGGACCTGTACGGCAGCAGCTACCGGGTCAAGGAGGAGATCACGGTCAGCGATCTCGCCGCCCGGACCCAGCACGTCATCACCCGGCAGACCGACGTCATCCGCAATCAGCTGGCCCGCAACCGGGTCGCGATGATCACCGGCACCGGGCGTTTCGCCGACGCGCACTCGATCTGGGTCGACGGCGGCTCCGGCCGCGAGTCCAGGGTGACCTTCGACAAGATCGTCATCGCGGCGGGCACCCGCCCGGCCCGCCCGGACAGCGTCGACTTCGACGACCGGACGATCGTGGACTCCGACGGCGTCATCAACCTTCAGGCCGTGCCCCGCAGCATGGTGGTGGTCGGCGCCGGGGTGATCGGCATGGAGTACGCGTCGATGTTCGCCGCGCTCGGCACCAAGGTGACGGTGGTGGAACGCCGTGAGCGGATGCTGGATTTCTGCGACGACGAGGTCGTCGAGTCACTCAAGTACCACCTGCGCGACCTGTCCGTGGCGTTCCGCTTCGGCGAGGAGGTCGCCGCAGTGGAGAAGCACCAGACGGCGGCGCTGTGCATCCTCAAGAGCGGCAAGAAGATCGTCGCGGACACGGTGATGTACTCGGCCGGGCGGCAGGGTCAGACCGACGACCTGGCGTTGGAGGCGGCCGGGTTGGAGGCGGACCGACGTGGCCGGATCACGGTGGACGCCAACTACCGCACCTCCGTGGAGAACATCTACGCCGTCGGCGATGTCATCGGCTTCCCCGCGCTCGCGTCCACCTCGATGGAGCAGGGCCGGCTGGCCGCGCAACACGCCTGCGGTGAACCGATCCGGGAGATGCACGGCCTGCAACCGATCGGCATCTACACGATCCCGGAGATCAGCTTCGTCGGGCAGACCGAGGCGCAGTTGACCGAGAACTCGACACCGTTCGAGGTGGGCATCGCCCGGTACCGCGAGCTGGCCCGGGGTCAGATCGTGGGCGACTCGTACGGCATGCTGAAGCTGCTCGTCTCCCCCGATGACGGCCGACTGCTCGGGGTGCACGTGTTCGGCACCGCCGCCACCGAGATCGTCCACATCGGTCAGGCGGTGATGGGCTGCGGCGGCACGATCAACTACCTGGTCGACGCGGTGTTCAACTACCCGACGCTGGCCGAGGCGTACAAGGTCGCCGCCCTGGACGCGTCCAACAAGATCCGCAACATCACCCGCATCGACGGCTAG
- a CDS encoding MerR family transcriptional regulator has protein sequence MTIGEVADHFGLPAHVLRHWESVGLLCPARVTGGRRRYTRDDLFRVASILRAKQAGLPLPDIRAFLAARDPAARKDVLRRNHSALQARMAALRSALDLLEAGLTCSHDDISTCPNYRAHLAELVEVGGGG, from the coding sequence ATGACGATCGGCGAAGTGGCCGACCACTTCGGCCTGCCGGCGCACGTCCTGCGGCACTGGGAATCGGTGGGCCTGCTCTGCCCCGCCCGGGTCACCGGCGGCCGTCGCCGCTACACCCGCGACGACCTGTTCCGGGTTGCCTCGATCCTGCGCGCGAAGCAGGCCGGCCTGCCGCTGCCCGACATCCGGGCGTTCCTCGCCGCGCGCGACCCGGCCGCCCGCAAGGACGTGCTGCGCCGCAACCACAGCGCGCTCCAAGCCAGGATGGCGGCGCTGCGGTCGGCACTCGATCTGCTTGAGGCTGGGCTGACCTGCTCACACGACGACATTTCGACCTGCCCGAACTACCGCGCCCATCTGGCGGAGCTGGTGGAGGTCGGGGGTGGTGGCTAG
- a CDS encoding methyltransferase domain-containing protein, whose amino-acid sequence MSSLLAVLDAIESEPAAVQLRTRSYELLGDLAGRTVVDAGCGSGRAVAELAERGSHAVGVDLDPEMIAVARQRWPAGEFHVGDAAELPLETGSAAFYRADKVLHVLDDPARAVAEARRVLAPGGRAVLLGQDWDMIAIDSDEPETTRRLVHAKADSLPSPRVARRYRNLLLDAGFTDPIVEVHTGVFTDDTALNLLRRITDEETWLAEQAERARTNRILVVVPMFLVAAQA is encoded by the coding sequence ATGTCCAGTCTTCTAGCTGTCCTCGATGCCATCGAGAGCGAGCCCGCGGCCGTCCAACTGCGCACCCGTTCCTACGAGTTGCTCGGCGACCTCGCCGGCCGAACCGTCGTCGACGCCGGCTGTGGCAGTGGCCGCGCCGTTGCCGAGCTGGCCGAGCGCGGATCCCACGCAGTCGGCGTCGACCTCGACCCCGAGATGATCGCCGTGGCCCGACAGCGCTGGCCTGCCGGCGAGTTCCATGTCGGCGACGCCGCCGAGCTACCGCTCGAGACCGGATCGGCGGCCTTCTACCGGGCGGACAAGGTGTTGCACGTGCTCGATGACCCGGCGCGAGCCGTGGCCGAGGCCCGCCGGGTGCTCGCACCGGGCGGCCGGGCCGTCCTGCTCGGCCAGGACTGGGACATGATCGCCATTGACTCGGACGAGCCGGAAACCACCCGCCGGCTGGTCCACGCGAAGGCGGACTCACTCCCGTCGCCGCGCGTTGCCCGTAGGTATCGCAACCTGCTGCTCGACGCCGGGTTCACCGACCCGATCGTCGAGGTGCACACCGGTGTCTTCACCGACGACACCGCGCTCAACCTGTTGAGACGGATCACCGACGAGGAGACCTGGCTCGCCGAGCAGGCCGAGCGCGCCCGCACGAACCGGATCCTCGTCGTCGTGCCGATGTTCCTCGTCGCCGCCCAGGCTTGA
- a CDS encoding endo-1,4-beta-xylanase, protein MRSTRWKAASRAAIALAGAGALAAGMALFATAPAAAGTTLGASAAEKGRYFGTAVAGFKLSDSAYTTILNREFNMVTAENEMKMNATEPQQNQFSYGAADQIVNHARSRGMSVRGHTLAWHSQQPGWMESMSGSALRQAMLNHVTQVATHFRGQVVAWDVVNEAFADGSSGGRRDSNLQRTGNDWIEAAFRAARAADPGAKLCYNDYNTDNWTHAKTQGVYNMVRDFKARGVPIDCVGFQSHFNNDSPYVSNYRTTLSSFAALGVDVQITELDIQGASANTYRSVVEDCLAVARCNGITVWGIRDSDSWRASQTPLLFNSNGSKKPAYDAVLAALNNGTTPTDPPTDPPTDPPTDPPTTPPPGPGGCTATVSVNQWTGGFVANVRVTAGSSALSGWTVTIALPSGATVTNAWSANRSGNTGTTNWTNVAYNGQVGAGQSTEYGFQANGTAGSLSPTCSAR, encoded by the coding sequence ATGAGAAGTACGAGATGGAAGGCGGCATCGAGAGCCGCCATCGCGCTGGCCGGCGCGGGCGCCCTCGCCGCCGGCATGGCGCTGTTCGCGACGGCGCCGGCCGCCGCCGGGACGACCCTCGGCGCGTCCGCCGCCGAGAAGGGTCGCTACTTCGGTACGGCGGTGGCCGGATTCAAGCTCTCCGACAGTGCCTACACCACGATCTTGAACCGCGAGTTCAACATGGTGACGGCCGAGAACGAAATGAAGATGAACGCCACCGAGCCGCAGCAGAATCAGTTCAGCTACGGGGCGGCGGACCAGATTGTCAACCACGCCCGCAGCCGTGGGATGAGCGTGCGGGGCCACACGCTGGCGTGGCATTCGCAGCAGCCCGGCTGGATGGAGAGCATGAGTGGTAGTGCTCTCCGGCAGGCGATGCTCAACCACGTGACGCAGGTGGCCACCCACTTCCGGGGTCAGGTCGTGGCGTGGGACGTGGTGAACGAGGCGTTCGCCGACGGCAGTTCCGGAGGCCGTCGCGACTCCAACCTCCAGCGCACCGGCAACGACTGGATCGAGGCGGCGTTCCGGGCGGCGCGTGCCGCGGATCCGGGCGCGAAGCTCTGCTACAACGACTACAACACCGACAACTGGACGCACGCGAAGACCCAGGGCGTCTACAACATGGTGCGGGACTTCAAGGCCCGTGGTGTGCCGATCGACTGCGTCGGGTTCCAGTCGCACTTCAACAACGACTCTCCGTACGTGAGCAACTACCGCACCACGCTGTCGAGCTTCGCGGCACTCGGTGTGGACGTGCAGATCACCGAGTTGGACATCCAGGGCGCGTCGGCGAACACCTACCGCAGCGTGGTCGAGGACTGCCTGGCCGTGGCCCGGTGCAACGGCATCACCGTGTGGGGCATCCGGGACAGCGACTCGTGGCGGGCATCGCAGACCCCACTGCTGTTCAACAGCAACGGCTCGAAGAAGCCCGCGTACGACGCGGTTCTCGCCGCACTCAACAACGGCACCACGCCCACCGACCCGCCCACGGACCCGCCCACCGATCCGCCGACCGACCCGCCCACGACGCCGCCTCCGGGCCCGGGTGGCTGCACGGCGACGGTTTCGGTGAACCAGTGGACGGGTGGCTTCGTGGCGAATGTTCGAGTGACGGCCGGCTCGTCGGCCCTCAGCGGCTGGACGGTGACGATCGCGCTGCCGTCCGGCGCGACGGTCACCAACGCGTGGAGCGCCAACCGCAGCGGTAACACCGGCACGACCAACTGGACGAACGTGGCCTACAACGGCCAGGTCGGCGCCGGACAGTCCACCGAGTACGGGTTCCAGGCCAACGGCACCGCCGGCAGCCTCAGCCCCACCTGCTCAGCCCGCTAA